One genomic window of Fusarium fujikuroi IMI 58289 draft genome, chromosome FFUJ_chr01 includes the following:
- a CDS encoding neutral sphingomyelinase-like protein: MVMASDAAEHVTTPSTIAVNHDDAHNFPSEINLLTLNCWGLRYISTQRVARLDEIGHRIAHAVPTPHIVSLQECFTQEDYQAIRHHTRQILPYGKFYHSGAFGGGLAILSHWPIEESTMFKYPLNGRPTAFWRGDWYVGKGVACAKIRFGPRRKDIIEVFNTHTHSPYEPEPVSTYDCHRVAQSWEISKLLRGAAERGHLVIGMGDFNMLPLSIFHRVITTHAPVHDVWRKLHPDSALGPAYHPSEKDRHRPLPTADFNLLENGATSNSVYNTWRWNKNQQNRLKGGDLCEVPPDTIDPHGQRLDYIFASTGIDHDAPATAPGWIVKSAHVSMTERHPDLLCSLSDHFAVQATLVRHTPSPLPIRADPRSETPSAALQTGAYLASSSPASSIHSGDAAQTADPDTQLRRGRFSNHDSFQASTYDEILGMIQKYHAREIRQRYWRGVHFFGALFVWLACLVAVWFSPGNYVALVLMLVSSLSLVAGVIDGLLSLLFFSWEIRALKEFEWEIRNAKAVASGDPAALTESGSYSNTNQRSKSQ, from the exons ATGGTCATGGCAAGTGACGCTGCTGAGCATGTCACAACGCCTTCCACCATTGCCGTCAACCATGATGATGCTCATAATTTCCCCTCTGAGATCAACCTCTTGACCCTCAACTGCTGGGGTCTTCGCTACATATCGACCCAGCGAGTTGCAAGACTTGACGAGATAGGTCATAGAATCGCACACGCTGTCCCTACACCGCATATCGTTTCCCTGCAGGAATGTTTTACACAGGAGGATTACCAAGCCATTCGGCATCACACTCGCCAGATTCTCCCCTATGGAAAGTTCTACCACAGCGGTGCTTTTGGTGGCGGCCTGGCCATCTTGAGTCACTGGCCGATCGAGGAGAGTACCATGTTCAAGTATCCCCTCAATGGACGACCAACTGCATTTTGGAGAGGAGACTGGTATGTAGGCAAGGGTGTTGCTTGCGCCAAAATTCGCTTTGGGCCAAGGAGAAAGGACATTATCGAGGTCTTCAACACACAT ACTCACTCCCCATATGAGCCCGAGCCCGTGAGTACATATGATTGTCATCGAGTTGCGCAGTCATGGGAGATTTCAAAACTTTTGCGTGGCGCTGCTGAACGTGGACATCTCGTTATCGGAATGGGAGATTTCAACATGTTACCCTTGTCCATATTTCACCGTGTAATAACAACACATGCGCCTGTTCATGACGTCTGGCGCAAATTACACCCTGACAGCGCTCTCGGCCCTGCCTACCATCCATCTGAAAAGGATCGTCATCGGCCATTACCGACAGCCGACTTCAATCTCCTCGAGAATGGCGCAACCAGCAATTCCGTCTATAATACCTGGCGCTGGAACAAAAACCAGCAGAACCGGCTCAAGGGAGGCGATCTTTGCGAGGTCCCACCTGATACGATTGATCCTCACGGCCAGCGACTCGACTACATCTTTGCCTCAACAGGTATCGACCATGATGCTCCTGCTACCGCTCCTGGCTGGATCGTCAAGTCGGCCCATGTTTCAATGACTGAGCGGCATCCTGATCTCCTTTGTTCCCTCTCCGACCACTTTGCTGTTCAAGCCACCCTCGTCCGGCATACCCCTTCCCCATTGCCTATCAGAGCAGATCCCCGTTCCGAAACACCATCTGCTGCTCTACAAACTGGCGCATACTTGGCCTCCAGTAGCCCGGCTAGCAGCATTCACTCAGGTGACGCAGCGCAGACTGCGGATCCCGATACCCAACTGAGGCGAGGTCGTTTCTCTAATCACGATTCATTTCAAGCGTCCACCTACGATGAGATTCTGGGAATGATACAAAAATACCATGCTCGTGAGATTCGCCAGCGCTACTGGCGAGGTGTGCACTTCTTTGGCGCATTGTTTGTCTGGCTAGCATGTCTTGTCGCTGTTTGGTTTAGTCCTGGAAACTACGTCGCACTTGTCCTTATGCTGGTCAGTAGTCTCAGCTTGGTCGCTGGTGTTATCGATGGTCTGCTCtcgctgctcttcttctcttgggAGATCCGGGCCCTCAAGGAATTTGAGTGGGAGATTCGCAATGCCAAAGCTGTTGCATCTGGTGACCCAGCTGCTTTAACAGAGTCTGGTTCGTACAGCAATACCAACCAAAGGTCCAAATCACAATGA
- a CDS encoding related to cell wall biosynthesis kinase has protein sequence MDRRYNRRNPWTRSSPEGRALSTIPEAGVVQARPTIATVERASAAKIFLETYFNELLYKPNARALRGQCLESQLCNYLLMTPEEKEKIRVQYRRQETCHLRESRAMRAGSLAYHGNQDSSPLVNNYEPLQILGKGSFGVVRLVREKPAPGHAFPGQVYAMKVIRKTEMLRNSQEGHLRAERDFLVASEGSQWAVPLIASFQDITNLYLVMEYMPGGDFLGLLIRQNILQEPIAQFYIAEMILAVEEAHRLNFIHRDIKPDNFLISATGHLKISDFGLAFNDHWSHDAAYYNTHRYSLVRRLKININGDETDQKGNKDLLKHLEWYQSLVSGLDRHGKHPLASNEDLRSLIGWRNRHGNRTAARSVVGTSQYMAPEVVLTEEGRKQTKQNIVDFKKNFQFPSRPLVSDKCKDLICRLIQEKDIRLCSRRYQVKYRDSFKSYVFPDDAEDIKAHRWFRNTPWDRLQSMPPPFTPNLKSDDDAHYFDESEPFEDWSESIPSGVFLRSEDVKEILFGFDTHVQAKAMELIKIPFDAAKLRSIDRDIDASKELQPNDKATLKQFIRFYGHKERKRPRDMLLRDKDTKKTSLRIRKETAFMGYTWRRMRPGGYIDPKVTEIPKTDESQASTLNIER, from the exons ATGGATAGACGATACAATAGGCGAAATCCATGGACCCGCTCAAGCCCTGAAGGCCGCGCTCTCAGTACTATTCCTGAAGCCGGTGTTGTTCAGGCTCGACCTACCATTGCAACTGTAGAGAGGGCATCCGCCGCCAAGATTTTCCTAGAGACTTACTTCAATGAACTTCTCTATAAACCAAATGCAAGAGCTTTGCGGGGCCAGTGTCTCGAGTCTCAGTTGTGCAACTATTTGCTAATGACACcggaagagaaggagaagattcGGGTGCAATACAGAAGGCAGGAAACGTGCCATCTCAGAGAGTCGAGGGCAATGAGGGCAGGTTCTTTGGCTTACCATGGAAACCAGGACTCCTCACCCTTGGTCAATAACTACGAGCCACTTCAAATTCTGGGCAAAGGCAGTTTTGGAGTAGTAAGACTGGTGCGTGAAAAGCCTGCTCCAGGGCATGCTTTCCCCGGCCAAGTCTATGCTATGAAAGTCATTCGAAAGACAGAAATGTTACGGAacagccaagaaggccatttGCGGGCTGAGAGGGATTTTCTTGTGGCTTCTGAAGGATCACAGTG GGCTGTTCCGCTGATTGCCAGCTTTCAAGACATAACGAACCTCTACCTAGTGATGGAGTACATGCCTGGCGGCGATTTCCTCGGATTGCTCATTCGGCAAAACATTCTGCAGGAACCCATTGCACAATTTTACATCGCAGAGATGAtccttgctgttgaagagGCCCATCGTTTGAACTTTATTCACCGTGACATAAAACCAGACAACTTCCTCATATCCGCAACTGGTCATCTGAAAATATCCGACTTTGGGCTAGCATTTAATGATCACTGGTCCCACGACGCAGCATACTATAATACTCACCGATATTCCTTGGTCCGAAGACTAAAAATTAACATAAATGGTGACGAGACGGATCAAAAAGGCAATAAGGATCTCCTGAAACATCTTGAGTGGTACCAGTCTCTTGTTTCTGGACTTGACAGGCACGGGAAACATCCATTGGCGAGTAACGAGGACCTGCGAAGTCTTATCGGTTGGAGAAACCGACATGGTAACCGCACTGCTGCGCGTTCCGTCGTTGGTACCAGTCAATATATGGCTCCTGAAGTCGTTCTTA cagaagaaggacgcAAGCAGACGAAACAAAACATCGTT GACTTCAAGAAGAACTTCCAGTTTCCGTCCAGGCCACTCGTAAGCGACAAGTGCAAAGATCTCATCTGCCGCCTGAtccaagagaaggatattcGGCTGTGTTCAAGGAGGTATCAGGTCAAATACCGGGATTCGTTCAAAAGCTATGTGTTTCCCGATGATGCGGAAGATATCAAAGCGCACAGGTGGTTCAGAAACACGCCCTGGGATCGCCTGCAATCAATGCCTCCTCCATTCACTCCGAATCTGAAGAGCGATGACGATGCACATTACTTCGATGAATCTGAACCATTTGAAGACTGGTCTGAGTCGATACCCTCAGGCGTCTTTCTCAGATCGGAAGATGTCAAGGAGATACTTTTTGGATTTGACACACATGTGCAAGCAAAGGCTATGGAGCTAATCAAAATCCCGTTCGACGCGGCCAAGCTTCGAAGCATAGACCGTGATATTGATGCATCAAAGGAACTTCAGCCGAACGACAAGGCTACACTGAAGCAGTTTATTAGATTTTATGGCCATAAAGAGCGCAAACGACCAAGAGACATGTTGCTCCGGGACAAGGATACCAAAAAGACTTCATTAAGAATTCGAAAAGAGACGGCTTTCATGGGCTATACCTGGCGCCGGATGAGACCTGGTGGATATATCGATCCCAAAGTAACGGAGATTCCTAAAACGGACGAAAGCCAGGCATCGACACTGAATATTGAGCGttga
- a CDS encoding probable FPR3-prolyl cis-trans isomerase: MSAVPGPVYGLEVPPGEILIPATMEFPASFRITMAAVDPTEEPEADSEGNIPTVPRSTLRLVKRALPGLDEDEDDEIDDEYMKALLAGSDDEEDSDEEANGGPSDPVKAKKQRQAAAIKKLLESAQEESDEEMEDARPNGKAKGKAKATEEDEEEDDDSDDDSEEGADLENFVICTLDTERNYQQPLDITVNHGEKVFFVVTGTHTIYLTGNYIMDDDEDDEDDEDEDDYDLSPDELEYALEGEESDESDELDGVQDPRVQEIESDEEEAPKLVSVQKGKNKRAAEEATEGLDELISKDDAKLSKKQQKKLKNNKGEAVATEEKKDAKKVQFAKNLEQGPTGSAEKAKQGKATTGVKVVQGVTIDDRTIGNGRTVKNGDTVGVRYIGKLQNGKQFDANKKGKPFSFKAGKGQVIKGWDIGVIGMAIGGERRLTIPAHLAYGSRGLPGIPANSTLIFDVKLLEIK, translated from the exons ATGTCCGCTGTTCCTGGTCCCGTCTATGGCCTCGAGGTCCCTCCTGGAGAGATCTTAATTCCAGCCACCATGGAATTTCCTGCCTCT TTCCGCATTACCATGGCTGCTGTTGACCCTACCGAAGAGCCTGAGGCCGACAGTGAGGGCAACATTCCTACTGTTCCTCGATCCACCCTGCGCCTCGTCAAGCGTGCTCTTCCTGGtctcgatgaggatgaggatgatgagatcgaTGATGAGTACATGAAGGCTCTCCTCGCCGGctccgacgatgaggaggactcTGACGAGGAGGCCAACGGTGGCCCTAGCGACCccgtcaaggccaagaagcagaggCAGGCTGCTGCCATCAAGAAACTTCTTGAATCTGCTCAGGAGGAatctgatgaggagatggaggatgctAGGCCCAatggcaaggccaagggcaaaGCGAAGGCTACagaggaggacgaagaggaggatgacgactCCGATGATGACAGCGAAGAGGGTGCCGATCTTGAGAACTTCGTCATCTGCACTCTCGATACTGAACGA AACTACCAGCAACCCCTCGATATCACTGTCAACCATGGCGAGAAGGTTTTCTTTGTCGTTACTGGTACTCACACCATTTACCTCACCGGTAACTACATCatggacgatgatgaggatgatgaggatgatgaggatgaggatgactaCGATCTTTCCCCTGATGAGCTTGAGTATGCCCTCGAGGGTGAGGAGAGCGACGAGAGTGACGAGCTTGATGGTGTCCAAGACCCCCGTGTTCAGGAGATTGAGtctgacgaggaggaggcccCCAAGCTCGTTTCCGTCCAAAAGGGCAAGAACAAGCGCGCCGCTGAAGAGGCTACCGAGGGTCTTGACGAGCTCATCTCCAAGGATGATGCCAAGCTGTCCAAGAAgcaacagaagaagctcaagaacaacaagggCGAGGCTGTTGCtaccgaggagaagaaggacgctAAGAAGGTTCAATTCGCAAAGAACCTCGAACAGGGTCCCACTGGctctgctgagaaggccaagcagGGCAAGGCTACCACTGGGGTCAAGGTTGTTCAGGGCGTGACCATCGACGACCGAACTATTGGCAATGGCCGCACTGTTAAGAACGGTGACACTGTTGGTGTCCGATATATCGGCAAGCTCCAGAACGGAAAGCAATTCGATG CcaacaagaagggcaagcctttctccttcaaggctggcaagggACAAGTGATCAAGGGCTGGGACATTGGTGTTATTGGCATGGCTATTGGTGGTGAGCGCCGTCTCACTATCCCCGCTCATCTTGCCTACGGCTCCCGTGGCCTTCCTGGCATCCCCGCCAATAGCACATTGATCTTCGAtgtcaagcttcttgagatcaAGTGA